One Triplophysa rosa linkage group LG9, Trosa_1v2, whole genome shotgun sequence genomic window carries:
- the LOC130559278 gene encoding cdc42 effector protein 3-like: MPAKMPIYLKSTNSKKGKKCRLRDILSPDMISPPLGDFRHTIHIGKGGECDAFGDMSFLQGKFELLPGKGGIVRPQYGTQGVFTRANSASDASCVETPSPVLKNAISLPTIGGSQALTLPLISTTVYPVNQDPLEHLDEPSNPPVGSVVREDLEILQMETLLKSISVFRSDPSPVPEEDERLMNHVETPEKSPAKKKMIQGGEKELETFLSVFVNENSSSNGIHRNGDFEYKQEMFSIQGDWADRDSGVEEGRLCDSDFELSKSKSHSQESLTQITGSIFTLELDLGPSILDDVLNIMNRPIS; this comes from the coding sequence ATGCCTGCCAAAATGCCCATCTACCTGAAATCCACCAACAGTAAGAAAGGAAAGAAATGTCGTCTGAGAGACATTTTGTCCCCCGACATGATCAGCCCACCTCTCGGCGATTTTCGCCACACTATACACATTGGAAAAGGTGGAGAGTGCGATGCGTTTGGCGACATGTCGTTCTTGCAAGGAAAGTTCGAGCTTCTACCTGGGAAAGGTGGAATCGTTCGACCACAATATGGCACGCAGGGTGTGTTCACGAGGGCCAACAGCGCCTCCGATGCCTCCTGTGTTGAAACGCCATCGCCTGTACTGAAGAACGCCATCTCCCTCCCAACCATCGGGGGCAGCCAAGCGCTGACTCTACCTTTGATCTCCACCACCGTGTATCCGGTGAACCAGGACCCTTTGGAGCACCTAGATGAGCCGTCTAATCCTCCAGTCGGCTCTGTTGTAAGAGAAGATCTGGAAATCCTACAAATGGAGACCTTGCTCAAGTCCATCAGCGTATTTAGAAGCGACCCCAGTCCTGTTCCTGAAGAGGACGAACGTTTGATGAACCACGTGGAGACGCCTGAGAAATCACCAGCGAAGAAGAAGATGATCCAGGGCGGTGAAAAGGAGCTTGAAACATTTTTATCCGTCTTTGTTAATGAGAACAGCAGTTCCAATGGGATCCACCGCAACGGCGACTTCGAGTACAAACAGGAGATGTTCAGCATCCAGGGTGATTGGGCAGACAGAGATAGCGGCGTGGAGGAAGGCCGTTTATGCGATTCTGACTTTGAGCTCTCCAAAAGCAAAAGCCACTCGCAGGAGTCGCTCACGCAAATCACAGGATCCATTTTTACTCTCGAACTCGACTTGGGTCCATCCATTTTGGATGACGTACTCAATATTATGAATAGGCCGATATCTTAG